TCTTATTGAAATATAGAGTGATGCAAGCCCTCTTGGCAGGCTTGTTACTATGGATCATAAGCGGCTGCACCTTTATTCAGGACCCGGTCTCTTTAATGAAGAAACCGGATTTGCCGACGGATAAAGCGACGCTGAATGGCGCCATCCAATCTGCGCTTCTGAAGAATAAGCTGGATAATGCCGCCATTATCCGGCCGCGAAGTGACGTGGATAGCAGTTCCATCCGTATTCAGGACCTGGACAATGACGGAATTTTGGAAGCTGTCGTCTTCTATCAGACGCCGGACGATGAAGTGAAAATCCATGGCATGATCATGCAGCAGCAAGGCGACACATGGGTGAAGAATCTTGATTTCGACGGAGAAGGGACGGTATTGGAGTCGTTTGATTTCGTTGATTTTACGAATGACGGCAAGGTCGACATCGTAGCCGGCTTCTCACGCGGAGAAGAGAATCTTCAGAACCTGCTGGCCGTGTATTCATTCTCCGGGAATTCGCTTGAAAAAATACCGGCTTTGCCATACACACACTTTAATATCGGAGATATGAACGGGGATAAAATCAACGATATTACGGTTGTCTATCTTCAACAGAAAGAGCTCTCGTATATCAGCACCTATCAATACGATAAATACGAGGACGCCTTTGTCGAGCTGAACAAGCTGGATCTGGGACCGAATATCGAAAGTTATTACAATGTTGTCGCAGGTAAAGTGGCCAAGGACAAAGAAGGTATCATCTTGGACGCTTCGGTTGTATCCAACTCTTCTTATTCCAAACTCATCATTATGGAGGATAACCAGTTTATTGACGTCCTTCAGGATGAATTGCTTACCTACAAGGAACTGCCTGTAGAGAGCGAAGATGTGAATGATGACGGTATTTTAGAGTTTGGTGTTCTTACGAGACCGAGCGGTTGGGAGGATCGGCTTATTCTGGAAGAGATCCCGTTCTTCACCACGTACTTCCAGTGGGACGGAGTGGTACGGGAGAACAACGAAAAAGAAGGGCTTCAATTCGTGCTCCAAAGGTACTACGATATGAACAATCGATTCTATCTGGACTTTCCGCCAGACATGTATAATAAGATTACCATCACGCCGGAATCCAACAAAAATGCTTATTTGAATTTTGTGACGACCGACACGGGAGAGTCCGTTGCCGAGATTAAATTCTTTTCAAAGGCCCAGTGGGGAAAAGCCGAATCCGATTGGGAGATTCTGGTGAAGGAGAAAAACCGCGTAATTGCTTATCGCAGTCATGGCGATCTGAAATTGAGTAAAAAAGATAAAAAGCCAA
Above is a window of Paenibacillus sp. FSL K6-1330 DNA encoding:
- a CDS encoding VCBS repeat-containing protein, with translation MKYRVMQALLAGLLLWIISGCTFIQDPVSLMKKPDLPTDKATLNGAIQSALLKNKLDNAAIIRPRSDVDSSSIRIQDLDNDGILEAVVFYQTPDDEVKIHGMIMQQQGDTWVKNLDFDGEGTVLESFDFVDFTNDGKVDIVAGFSRGEENLQNLLAVYSFSGNSLEKIPALPYTHFNIGDMNGDKINDITVVYLQQKELSYISTYQYDKYEDAFVELNKLDLGPNIESYYNVVAGKVAKDKEGIILDASVVSNSSYSKLIIMEDNQFIDVLQDELLTYKELPVESEDVNDDGILEFGVLTRPSGWEDRLILEEIPFFTTYFQWDGVVRENNEKEGLQFVLQRYYDMNNRFYLDFPPDMYNKITITPESNKNAYLNFVTTDTGESVAEIKFFSKAQWGKAESDWEILVKEKNRVIAYRSHGDLKLSKKDKKPNSNNVAPIERKGN